One region of Nycticebus coucang isolate mNycCou1 chromosome 10, mNycCou1.pri, whole genome shotgun sequence genomic DNA includes:
- the DPF1 gene encoding zinc finger protein neuro-d4 isoform X2 produces MDGRPQRPPDRWEDRPGGDLLGAGPREQDGHSHPRPPEVEQAGGRRGRARRRVSAAILGEDFYREAIEHCRSYNARLCAERSLRLPFLDSQTGVAQNNCYIWMEKTHRGPGLAPGQIYTYPARCWRKKRRLNILEDPRLRPCEYKIDCEAPLKKEGGLPEGPVLEALLCAETGEKKIELKEEETIMDCQKQQLLEFPHDLEVEDLEDDIPRRKNRAKGKAYGIGGLRKRQDTTSLEDRDKPYVCDICGKRYKNRPGLSYHYTHTHLAEEEGEENAERHALPFHRKNNHKQFYKELAWVPEAQRKHTAKKAPDGTVIPNGYCDFCLGGSKKTGCPEDLISCADCGRSGHPSCLQFTVNMTAAVRTYRWQCIECKSCSLCGTSENDDQLLFCDDCDRGYHMYCLSPPMAEPPEGSWSCHLCLRHLKEKASAYITLT; encoded by the exons ATGGATGGGCGGCCTCAGCGCCCGCCCGACCGCTGGGAGGATCGACCCGGCGGGGACCTGCTGGGGGCAGGACCCCGGGAGCAAGATGGCCACAGTCATCCCCGGCCCCCTGAGGTGGAGCAGGCTGGCGGGAGGCGGGGAAGGGCGCGCAGGCGGGTCAGCGCtgccat CCTAGGCGAGGACTTCTACCGCGAGGCCATCGAGCACTGCCGCAGCTACAACGCGCGCCTGTGCGCCGAGCGCAGCCTGCGCCTGCCCTTCCTCGACTCGCAGACCGGTGTGGCCCAGAACAACTGCTACATCTGGATGGAGAAGACCCACCGCGGGCCAG GTTTGGCCCCGGGACAGATTTACACGTACCCCGCCCGCTGTTGGAGGAAGAAACGGAGACTCAACATTCTGGAGGACCCTAGACTCCGGCCCTGCGAGTACAAGATCG ACTGCGAGGCACCTTTGAAGAAAGAGGGTGGCCTCCCGGAAGGGCCAGTCCTCGAGGCTCTACTGTGTGCTGAGACAGGGGAGAAGAAAATTGAGCTGAAAGAGGAGGAGACCATTATGGACTGTCAG AAACAGCAGTTGCTGGAGTTTCCGCATGATCTTGAGGTGGAAGATTTGGAGGATGACATTCCCAGGAGGAAGAACAGGGCCAAAGGAAAG GCATATGGCATCGGAGGTCTCCGGAAACGCCAGGACACCACTTCCCTGGAGGACCGAGACAAGCCGTATGTCTGTGATA TCTGTGGGAAACGGTATAAGAACCGGCCCGGGCTCAGCTACCACTATACCCACACCCACCtggcagaggaggaaggggaggagaacgCCGAACGCCACGCCCTGCCCTTCCACCGGAAAAACAACCATAAAC AGTTTTACAAAGAATTGGCCTGGGTCCCTGAGGCACAAAGGAAACACACAG CCAAGAAGGCACCTGATGGCACTGTCATCCCTAACGGCTACTGTGACTTCTGCTTGGGTGGCTCCAAGAAGACAGGGTGTCCTGAGGACCTCATCTCCTGTGCAGACTGTGGGCGATCAG GACACCCCTCGTGTTTACAGTTTACGGTGAACATGACTGCAGCTGTGCGGACCTACCGCTGGCAGTGCATTGAGTGCAAATCCTGCAGCCTGTGTGGCACCTCAGAGAACGAC GACCAGCTGCTGTTTTGTGATGACTGCGATCGGGGTTACCACATGTACTGTCTGAGTCCCCCCATGGCGGAGCCCCCGGAAG GGAGCTGGAGTTGTCACCTCTGTCTTCGGCACCTGAAAGAAAAGGCCTCTGCCTATATCACCCTCACATAG
- the DPF1 gene encoding zinc finger protein neuro-d4 isoform X8 — translation MATAIQNPLKSLGEDFYREAIEHCRSYNARLCAERSLRLPFLDSQTGVAQNNCYIWMEKTHRGPGLAPGQIYTYPARCWRKKRRLNILEDPRLRPCEYKIDCEAPLKKEGGLPEGPVLEALLCAETGEKKIELKEEETIMDCQKQQLLEFPHDLEVEDLEDDIPRRKNRAKGKAYGIGGLRKRQDTTSLEDRDKPYVCDICGKRYKNRPGLSYHYTHTHLAEEEGEENAERHALPFHRKNNHKQFYKELAWVPEAQRKHTAKKAPDGTVIPNGYCDFCLGGSKKTGCPEDLISCADCGRSGHPSCLQFTVNMTAAVRTYRWQCIECKSCSLCGTSENDDQLLFCDDCDRGYHMYCLSPPMAEPPEGSWSCHLCLRHLKEKASAYITLT, via the exons ATGGCTACCGCCATTCAGAACCCGCTCAAGTC CCTAGGCGAGGACTTCTACCGCGAGGCCATCGAGCACTGCCGCAGCTACAACGCGCGCCTGTGCGCCGAGCGCAGCCTGCGCCTGCCCTTCCTCGACTCGCAGACCGGTGTGGCCCAGAACAACTGCTACATCTGGATGGAGAAGACCCACCGCGGGCCAG GTTTGGCCCCGGGACAGATTTACACGTACCCCGCCCGCTGTTGGAGGAAGAAACGGAGACTCAACATTCTGGAGGACCCTAGACTCCGGCCCTGCGAGTACAAGATCG ACTGCGAGGCACCTTTGAAGAAAGAGGGTGGCCTCCCGGAAGGGCCAGTCCTCGAGGCTCTACTGTGTGCTGAGACAGGGGAGAAGAAAATTGAGCTGAAAGAGGAGGAGACCATTATGGACTGTCAG AAACAGCAGTTGCTGGAGTTTCCGCATGATCTTGAGGTGGAAGATTTGGAGGATGACATTCCCAGGAGGAAGAACAGGGCCAAAGGAAAG GCATATGGCATCGGAGGTCTCCGGAAACGCCAGGACACCACTTCCCTGGAGGACCGAGACAAGCCGTATGTCTGTGATA TCTGTGGGAAACGGTATAAGAACCGGCCCGGGCTCAGCTACCACTATACCCACACCCACCtggcagaggaggaaggggaggagaacgCCGAACGCCACGCCCTGCCCTTCCACCGGAAAAACAACCATAAAC AGTTTTACAAAGAATTGGCCTGGGTCCCTGAGGCACAAAGGAAACACACAG CCAAGAAGGCACCTGATGGCACTGTCATCCCTAACGGCTACTGTGACTTCTGCTTGGGTGGCTCCAAGAAGACAGGGTGTCCTGAGGACCTCATCTCCTGTGCAGACTGTGGGCGATCAG GACACCCCTCGTGTTTACAGTTTACGGTGAACATGACTGCAGCTGTGCGGACCTACCGCTGGCAGTGCATTGAGTGCAAATCCTGCAGCCTGTGTGGCACCTCAGAGAACGAC GACCAGCTGCTGTTTTGTGATGACTGCGATCGGGGTTACCACATGTACTGTCTGAGTCCCCCCATGGCGGAGCCCCCGGAAG GGAGCTGGAGTTGTCACCTCTGTCTTCGGCACCTGAAAGAAAAGGCCTCTGCCTATATCACCCTCACATAG
- the DPF1 gene encoding zinc finger protein neuro-d4 isoform X3, which produces MDGRPQRPPDRWEDRPGGDLLGAGPREQDGHSHPRPPEVEQAGGRRGRARRRVSAAILGEDFYREAIEHCRSYNARLCAERSLRLPFLDSQTGVAQNNCYIWMEKTHRGPGLAPGQIYTYPARCWRKKRRLNILEDPRLRPCEYKIDCEAPLKKEGGLPEGPVLEALLCAETGEKKIELKEEETIMDCQKQQLLEFPHDLEVEDLEDDIPRRKNRAKGKAYGIGGLRKRQDTTSLEDRDKPYVCDICGKRYKNRPGLSYHYTHTHLAEEEGEENAERHALPFHRKNNHKPKKAPDGTVIPNGYCDFCLGGSKKTGCPEDLISCADCGRSGHPSCLQFTVNMTAAVRTYRWQCIECKSCSLCGTSENDGASWAGLTPQDQLLFCDDCDRGYHMYCLSPPMAEPPEGSWSCHLCLRHLKEKASAYITLT; this is translated from the exons ATGGATGGGCGGCCTCAGCGCCCGCCCGACCGCTGGGAGGATCGACCCGGCGGGGACCTGCTGGGGGCAGGACCCCGGGAGCAAGATGGCCACAGTCATCCCCGGCCCCCTGAGGTGGAGCAGGCTGGCGGGAGGCGGGGAAGGGCGCGCAGGCGGGTCAGCGCtgccat CCTAGGCGAGGACTTCTACCGCGAGGCCATCGAGCACTGCCGCAGCTACAACGCGCGCCTGTGCGCCGAGCGCAGCCTGCGCCTGCCCTTCCTCGACTCGCAGACCGGTGTGGCCCAGAACAACTGCTACATCTGGATGGAGAAGACCCACCGCGGGCCAG GTTTGGCCCCGGGACAGATTTACACGTACCCCGCCCGCTGTTGGAGGAAGAAACGGAGACTCAACATTCTGGAGGACCCTAGACTCCGGCCCTGCGAGTACAAGATCG ACTGCGAGGCACCTTTGAAGAAAGAGGGTGGCCTCCCGGAAGGGCCAGTCCTCGAGGCTCTACTGTGTGCTGAGACAGGGGAGAAGAAAATTGAGCTGAAAGAGGAGGAGACCATTATGGACTGTCAG AAACAGCAGTTGCTGGAGTTTCCGCATGATCTTGAGGTGGAAGATTTGGAGGATGACATTCCCAGGAGGAAGAACAGGGCCAAAGGAAAG GCATATGGCATCGGAGGTCTCCGGAAACGCCAGGACACCACTTCCCTGGAGGACCGAGACAAGCCGTATGTCTGTGATA TCTGTGGGAAACGGTATAAGAACCGGCCCGGGCTCAGCTACCACTATACCCACACCCACCtggcagaggaggaaggggaggagaacgCCGAACGCCACGCCCTGCCCTTCCACCGGAAAAACAACCATAAAC CCAAGAAGGCACCTGATGGCACTGTCATCCCTAACGGCTACTGTGACTTCTGCTTGGGTGGCTCCAAGAAGACAGGGTGTCCTGAGGACCTCATCTCCTGTGCAGACTGTGGGCGATCAG GACACCCCTCGTGTTTACAGTTTACGGTGAACATGACTGCAGCTGTGCGGACCTACCGCTGGCAGTGCATTGAGTGCAAATCCTGCAGCCTGTGTGGCACCTCAGAGAACGAC GGTGCCAGCTGGGCGGGTCTCACCCCCCAGGACCAGCTGCTGTTTTGTGATGACTGCGATCGGGGTTACCACATGTACTGTCTGAGTCCCCCCATGGCGGAGCCCCCGGAAG GGAGCTGGAGTTGTCACCTCTGTCTTCGGCACCTGAAAGAAAAGGCCTCTGCCTATATCACCCTCACATAG
- the DPF1 gene encoding zinc finger protein neuro-d4 isoform X11, with translation MATAIQNPLKSLGEDFYREAIEHCRSYNARLCAERSLRLPFLDSQTGVAQNNCYIWMEKTHRGPGLAPGQIYTYPARCWRKKRRLNILEDPRLRPCEYKIDCEAPLKKEGGLPEGPVLEALLCAETGEKKIELKEEETIMDCQKQQLLEFPHDLEVEDLEDDIPRRKNRAKGKAYGIGGLRKRQDTTSLEDRDKPYVCDICGKRYKNRPGLSYHYTHTHLAEEEGEENAERHALPFHRKNNHKPKKAPDGTVIPNGYCDFCLGGSKKTGCPEDLISCADCGRSGHPSCLQFTVNMTAAVRTYRWQCIECKSCSLCGTSENDDQLLFCDDCDRGYHMYCLSPPMAEPPEGSWSCHLCLRHLKEKASAYITLT, from the exons ATGGCTACCGCCATTCAGAACCCGCTCAAGTC CCTAGGCGAGGACTTCTACCGCGAGGCCATCGAGCACTGCCGCAGCTACAACGCGCGCCTGTGCGCCGAGCGCAGCCTGCGCCTGCCCTTCCTCGACTCGCAGACCGGTGTGGCCCAGAACAACTGCTACATCTGGATGGAGAAGACCCACCGCGGGCCAG GTTTGGCCCCGGGACAGATTTACACGTACCCCGCCCGCTGTTGGAGGAAGAAACGGAGACTCAACATTCTGGAGGACCCTAGACTCCGGCCCTGCGAGTACAAGATCG ACTGCGAGGCACCTTTGAAGAAAGAGGGTGGCCTCCCGGAAGGGCCAGTCCTCGAGGCTCTACTGTGTGCTGAGACAGGGGAGAAGAAAATTGAGCTGAAAGAGGAGGAGACCATTATGGACTGTCAG AAACAGCAGTTGCTGGAGTTTCCGCATGATCTTGAGGTGGAAGATTTGGAGGATGACATTCCCAGGAGGAAGAACAGGGCCAAAGGAAAG GCATATGGCATCGGAGGTCTCCGGAAACGCCAGGACACCACTTCCCTGGAGGACCGAGACAAGCCGTATGTCTGTGATA TCTGTGGGAAACGGTATAAGAACCGGCCCGGGCTCAGCTACCACTATACCCACACCCACCtggcagaggaggaaggggaggagaacgCCGAACGCCACGCCCTGCCCTTCCACCGGAAAAACAACCATAAAC CCAAGAAGGCACCTGATGGCACTGTCATCCCTAACGGCTACTGTGACTTCTGCTTGGGTGGCTCCAAGAAGACAGGGTGTCCTGAGGACCTCATCTCCTGTGCAGACTGTGGGCGATCAG GACACCCCTCGTGTTTACAGTTTACGGTGAACATGACTGCAGCTGTGCGGACCTACCGCTGGCAGTGCATTGAGTGCAAATCCTGCAGCCTGTGTGGCACCTCAGAGAACGAC GACCAGCTGCTGTTTTGTGATGACTGCGATCGGGGTTACCACATGTACTGTCTGAGTCCCCCCATGGCGGAGCCCCCGGAAG GGAGCTGGAGTTGTCACCTCTGTCTTCGGCACCTGAAAGAAAAGGCCTCTGCCTATATCACCCTCACATAG
- the DPF1 gene encoding zinc finger protein neuro-d4 isoform X1, producing MDGRPQRPPDRWEDRPGGDLLGAGPREQDGHSHPRPPEVEQAGGRRGRARRRVSAAILGEDFYREAIEHCRSYNARLCAERSLRLPFLDSQTGVAQNNCYIWMEKTHRGPGLAPGQIYTYPARCWRKKRRLNILEDPRLRPCEYKIDCEAPLKKEGGLPEGPVLEALLCAETGEKKIELKEEETIMDCQKQQLLEFPHDLEVEDLEDDIPRRKNRAKGKAYGIGGLRKRQDTTSLEDRDKPYVCDICGKRYKNRPGLSYHYTHTHLAEEEGEENAERHALPFHRKNNHKQFYKELAWVPEAQRKHTAKKAPDGTVIPNGYCDFCLGGSKKTGCPEDLISCADCGRSGHPSCLQFTVNMTAAVRTYRWQCIECKSCSLCGTSENDGASWAGLTPQDQLLFCDDCDRGYHMYCLSPPMAEPPEGSWSCHLCLRHLKEKASAYITLT from the exons ATGGATGGGCGGCCTCAGCGCCCGCCCGACCGCTGGGAGGATCGACCCGGCGGGGACCTGCTGGGGGCAGGACCCCGGGAGCAAGATGGCCACAGTCATCCCCGGCCCCCTGAGGTGGAGCAGGCTGGCGGGAGGCGGGGAAGGGCGCGCAGGCGGGTCAGCGCtgccat CCTAGGCGAGGACTTCTACCGCGAGGCCATCGAGCACTGCCGCAGCTACAACGCGCGCCTGTGCGCCGAGCGCAGCCTGCGCCTGCCCTTCCTCGACTCGCAGACCGGTGTGGCCCAGAACAACTGCTACATCTGGATGGAGAAGACCCACCGCGGGCCAG GTTTGGCCCCGGGACAGATTTACACGTACCCCGCCCGCTGTTGGAGGAAGAAACGGAGACTCAACATTCTGGAGGACCCTAGACTCCGGCCCTGCGAGTACAAGATCG ACTGCGAGGCACCTTTGAAGAAAGAGGGTGGCCTCCCGGAAGGGCCAGTCCTCGAGGCTCTACTGTGTGCTGAGACAGGGGAGAAGAAAATTGAGCTGAAAGAGGAGGAGACCATTATGGACTGTCAG AAACAGCAGTTGCTGGAGTTTCCGCATGATCTTGAGGTGGAAGATTTGGAGGATGACATTCCCAGGAGGAAGAACAGGGCCAAAGGAAAG GCATATGGCATCGGAGGTCTCCGGAAACGCCAGGACACCACTTCCCTGGAGGACCGAGACAAGCCGTATGTCTGTGATA TCTGTGGGAAACGGTATAAGAACCGGCCCGGGCTCAGCTACCACTATACCCACACCCACCtggcagaggaggaaggggaggagaacgCCGAACGCCACGCCCTGCCCTTCCACCGGAAAAACAACCATAAAC AGTTTTACAAAGAATTGGCCTGGGTCCCTGAGGCACAAAGGAAACACACAG CCAAGAAGGCACCTGATGGCACTGTCATCCCTAACGGCTACTGTGACTTCTGCTTGGGTGGCTCCAAGAAGACAGGGTGTCCTGAGGACCTCATCTCCTGTGCAGACTGTGGGCGATCAG GACACCCCTCGTGTTTACAGTTTACGGTGAACATGACTGCAGCTGTGCGGACCTACCGCTGGCAGTGCATTGAGTGCAAATCCTGCAGCCTGTGTGGCACCTCAGAGAACGAC GGTGCCAGCTGGGCGGGTCTCACCCCCCAGGACCAGCTGCTGTTTTGTGATGACTGCGATCGGGGTTACCACATGTACTGTCTGAGTCCCCCCATGGCGGAGCCCCCGGAAG GGAGCTGGAGTTGTCACCTCTGTCTTCGGCACCTGAAAGAAAAGGCCTCTGCCTATATCACCCTCACATAG
- the DPF1 gene encoding zinc finger protein neuro-d4 isoform X5, with amino-acid sequence MDGRPQRPPDRWEDRPGGDLLGAGPREQDGHSHPRPPEVEQAGGRRGRARRRVSAAILGEDFYREAIEHCRSYNARLCAERSLRLPFLDSQTGVAQNNCYIWMEKTHRGPGLAPGQIYTYPARCWRKKRRLNILEDPRLRPCEYKIDCEAPLKKEGGLPEGPVLEALLCAETGEKKIELKEEETIMDCQKQQLLEFPHDLEVEDLEDDIPRRKNRAKGKAYGIGGLRKRQDTTSLEDRDKPYVCDICGKRYKNRPGLSYHYTHTHLAEEEGEENAERHALPFHRKNNHKPKKAPDGTVIPNGYCDFCLGGSKKTGCPEDLISCADCGRSGHPSCLQFTVNMTAAVRTYRWQCIECKSCSLCGTSENDDQLLFCDDCDRGYHMYCLSPPMAEPPEGSWSCHLCLRHLKEKASAYITLT; translated from the exons ATGGATGGGCGGCCTCAGCGCCCGCCCGACCGCTGGGAGGATCGACCCGGCGGGGACCTGCTGGGGGCAGGACCCCGGGAGCAAGATGGCCACAGTCATCCCCGGCCCCCTGAGGTGGAGCAGGCTGGCGGGAGGCGGGGAAGGGCGCGCAGGCGGGTCAGCGCtgccat CCTAGGCGAGGACTTCTACCGCGAGGCCATCGAGCACTGCCGCAGCTACAACGCGCGCCTGTGCGCCGAGCGCAGCCTGCGCCTGCCCTTCCTCGACTCGCAGACCGGTGTGGCCCAGAACAACTGCTACATCTGGATGGAGAAGACCCACCGCGGGCCAG GTTTGGCCCCGGGACAGATTTACACGTACCCCGCCCGCTGTTGGAGGAAGAAACGGAGACTCAACATTCTGGAGGACCCTAGACTCCGGCCCTGCGAGTACAAGATCG ACTGCGAGGCACCTTTGAAGAAAGAGGGTGGCCTCCCGGAAGGGCCAGTCCTCGAGGCTCTACTGTGTGCTGAGACAGGGGAGAAGAAAATTGAGCTGAAAGAGGAGGAGACCATTATGGACTGTCAG AAACAGCAGTTGCTGGAGTTTCCGCATGATCTTGAGGTGGAAGATTTGGAGGATGACATTCCCAGGAGGAAGAACAGGGCCAAAGGAAAG GCATATGGCATCGGAGGTCTCCGGAAACGCCAGGACACCACTTCCCTGGAGGACCGAGACAAGCCGTATGTCTGTGATA TCTGTGGGAAACGGTATAAGAACCGGCCCGGGCTCAGCTACCACTATACCCACACCCACCtggcagaggaggaaggggaggagaacgCCGAACGCCACGCCCTGCCCTTCCACCGGAAAAACAACCATAAAC CCAAGAAGGCACCTGATGGCACTGTCATCCCTAACGGCTACTGTGACTTCTGCTTGGGTGGCTCCAAGAAGACAGGGTGTCCTGAGGACCTCATCTCCTGTGCAGACTGTGGGCGATCAG GACACCCCTCGTGTTTACAGTTTACGGTGAACATGACTGCAGCTGTGCGGACCTACCGCTGGCAGTGCATTGAGTGCAAATCCTGCAGCCTGTGTGGCACCTCAGAGAACGAC GACCAGCTGCTGTTTTGTGATGACTGCGATCGGGGTTACCACATGTACTGTCTGAGTCCCCCCATGGCGGAGCCCCCGGAAG GGAGCTGGAGTTGTCACCTCTGTCTTCGGCACCTGAAAGAAAAGGCCTCTGCCTATATCACCCTCACATAG
- the DPF1 gene encoding zinc finger protein neuro-d4 isoform X7: MATAIQNPLKSLGEDFYREAIEHCRSYNARLCAERSLRLPFLDSQTGVAQNNCYIWMEKTHRGPGLAPGQIYTYPARCWRKKRRLNILEDPRLRPCEYKIDCEAPLKKEGGLPEGPVLEALLCAETGEKKIELKEEETIMDCQKQQLLEFPHDLEVEDLEDDIPRRKNRAKGKAYGIGGLRKRQDTTSLEDRDKPYVCDICGKRYKNRPGLSYHYTHTHLAEEEGEENAERHALPFHRKNNHKQFYKELAWVPEAQRKHTAKKAPDGTVIPNGYCDFCLGGSKKTGCPEDLISCADCGRSGHPSCLQFTVNMTAAVRTYRWQCIECKSCSLCGTSENDGASWAGLTPQDQLLFCDDCDRGYHMYCLSPPMAEPPEGSWSCHLCLRHLKEKASAYITLT; encoded by the exons ATGGCTACCGCCATTCAGAACCCGCTCAAGTC CCTAGGCGAGGACTTCTACCGCGAGGCCATCGAGCACTGCCGCAGCTACAACGCGCGCCTGTGCGCCGAGCGCAGCCTGCGCCTGCCCTTCCTCGACTCGCAGACCGGTGTGGCCCAGAACAACTGCTACATCTGGATGGAGAAGACCCACCGCGGGCCAG GTTTGGCCCCGGGACAGATTTACACGTACCCCGCCCGCTGTTGGAGGAAGAAACGGAGACTCAACATTCTGGAGGACCCTAGACTCCGGCCCTGCGAGTACAAGATCG ACTGCGAGGCACCTTTGAAGAAAGAGGGTGGCCTCCCGGAAGGGCCAGTCCTCGAGGCTCTACTGTGTGCTGAGACAGGGGAGAAGAAAATTGAGCTGAAAGAGGAGGAGACCATTATGGACTGTCAG AAACAGCAGTTGCTGGAGTTTCCGCATGATCTTGAGGTGGAAGATTTGGAGGATGACATTCCCAGGAGGAAGAACAGGGCCAAAGGAAAG GCATATGGCATCGGAGGTCTCCGGAAACGCCAGGACACCACTTCCCTGGAGGACCGAGACAAGCCGTATGTCTGTGATA TCTGTGGGAAACGGTATAAGAACCGGCCCGGGCTCAGCTACCACTATACCCACACCCACCtggcagaggaggaaggggaggagaacgCCGAACGCCACGCCCTGCCCTTCCACCGGAAAAACAACCATAAAC AGTTTTACAAAGAATTGGCCTGGGTCCCTGAGGCACAAAGGAAACACACAG CCAAGAAGGCACCTGATGGCACTGTCATCCCTAACGGCTACTGTGACTTCTGCTTGGGTGGCTCCAAGAAGACAGGGTGTCCTGAGGACCTCATCTCCTGTGCAGACTGTGGGCGATCAG GACACCCCTCGTGTTTACAGTTTACGGTGAACATGACTGCAGCTGTGCGGACCTACCGCTGGCAGTGCATTGAGTGCAAATCCTGCAGCCTGTGTGGCACCTCAGAGAACGAC GGTGCCAGCTGGGCGGGTCTCACCCCCCAGGACCAGCTGCTGTTTTGTGATGACTGCGATCGGGGTTACCACATGTACTGTCTGAGTCCCCCCATGGCGGAGCCCCCGGAAG GGAGCTGGAGTTGTCACCTCTGTCTTCGGCACCTGAAAGAAAAGGCCTCTGCCTATATCACCCTCACATAG
- the DPF1 gene encoding zinc finger protein neuro-d4 isoform X6 codes for MGGLSARPTAGRIDPAGTCWGQDPGSKMATVIPGPLSLGEDFYREAIEHCRSYNARLCAERSLRLPFLDSQTGVAQNNCYIWMEKTHRGPGLAPGQIYTYPARCWRKKRRLNILEDPRLRPCEYKIDCEAPLKKEGGLPEGPVLEALLCAETGEKKIELKEEETIMDCQKQQLLEFPHDLEVEDLEDDIPRRKNRAKGKAYGIGGLRKRQDTTSLEDRDKPYVCDICGKRYKNRPGLSYHYTHTHLAEEEGEENAERHALPFHRKNNHKQFYKELAWVPEAQRKHTAKKAPDGTVIPNGYCDFCLGGSKKTGCPEDLISCADCGRSGHPSCLQFTVNMTAAVRTYRWQCIECKSCSLCGTSENDDQLLFCDDCDRGYHMYCLSPPMAEPPEGSWSCHLCLRHLKEKASAYITLT; via the exons ATGGGCGGCCTCAGCGCCCGCCCGACCGCTGGGAGGATCGACCCGGCGGGGACCTGCTGGGGGCAGGACCCCGGGAGCAAGATGGCCACAGTCATCCCCGGCCCCCTGAG CCTAGGCGAGGACTTCTACCGCGAGGCCATCGAGCACTGCCGCAGCTACAACGCGCGCCTGTGCGCCGAGCGCAGCCTGCGCCTGCCCTTCCTCGACTCGCAGACCGGTGTGGCCCAGAACAACTGCTACATCTGGATGGAGAAGACCCACCGCGGGCCAG GTTTGGCCCCGGGACAGATTTACACGTACCCCGCCCGCTGTTGGAGGAAGAAACGGAGACTCAACATTCTGGAGGACCCTAGACTCCGGCCCTGCGAGTACAAGATCG ACTGCGAGGCACCTTTGAAGAAAGAGGGTGGCCTCCCGGAAGGGCCAGTCCTCGAGGCTCTACTGTGTGCTGAGACAGGGGAGAAGAAAATTGAGCTGAAAGAGGAGGAGACCATTATGGACTGTCAG AAACAGCAGTTGCTGGAGTTTCCGCATGATCTTGAGGTGGAAGATTTGGAGGATGACATTCCCAGGAGGAAGAACAGGGCCAAAGGAAAG GCATATGGCATCGGAGGTCTCCGGAAACGCCAGGACACCACTTCCCTGGAGGACCGAGACAAGCCGTATGTCTGTGATA TCTGTGGGAAACGGTATAAGAACCGGCCCGGGCTCAGCTACCACTATACCCACACCCACCtggcagaggaggaaggggaggagaacgCCGAACGCCACGCCCTGCCCTTCCACCGGAAAAACAACCATAAAC AGTTTTACAAAGAATTGGCCTGGGTCCCTGAGGCACAAAGGAAACACACAG CCAAGAAGGCACCTGATGGCACTGTCATCCCTAACGGCTACTGTGACTTCTGCTTGGGTGGCTCCAAGAAGACAGGGTGTCCTGAGGACCTCATCTCCTGTGCAGACTGTGGGCGATCAG GACACCCCTCGTGTTTACAGTTTACGGTGAACATGACTGCAGCTGTGCGGACCTACCGCTGGCAGTGCATTGAGTGCAAATCCTGCAGCCTGTGTGGCACCTCAGAGAACGAC GACCAGCTGCTGTTTTGTGATGACTGCGATCGGGGTTACCACATGTACTGTCTGAGTCCCCCCATGGCGGAGCCCCCGGAAG GGAGCTGGAGTTGTCACCTCTGTCTTCGGCACCTGAAAGAAAAGGCCTCTGCCTATATCACCCTCACATAG